The window TCATCAAAGGGCCAGCATAGTCAACGCCGACTTTGTCAAAGACTGAGCCAGGTGTGATCCTTTCGATAGGGAGTTGTCCAAGCATCTGAGGTTTGGGTCTTGCTGTGTACCTGCGGCAAATAATGCATTTCCTAGCAACTGATCTGACTACCTTACGTCCACCAACAATGTGATAACGTCTGGATAGGGAGGCAGAAAGTAGAGTAGGACCTGCATGTAGTAGTCGCTGGTGTTCATGTCGTATCATCAAGTGGGTGAGAGGATGTTTTCCATGTAAAATGGCTGGGTGTCGAGACTGATAGTTGGAGGTTTGAGAAAGTTGTTTTCTACCACCTACTCTGAGAATATCAGATTCATCAATAAATGGTTGCAGAGACATTAGTGAACTAGAGTTGGAGAGAGtttgttttctttgcagtgaaTCCAGGTCAGCTGCGAAGTGAGTTGCTTGAATAACCTTGATCCAGTAATTTTCTGCTGCTTGCAATTCAGTGGTTGTGAGATGAGTCTTGATCCGTTCTGCTATATTCTTGGTTTGAGAATTTCGATTGAAACAAATGGTCCAAGCAGTAACACGTTTCAAGGAGTCATAACTTGAAAATCGATCCATAGGGATGATGGGTGTGAGATCTTGAGTGAGTACAAGTAGTGATACTTCTTTTTCATCAATTTCAGGTTTGTTTGGAGGGAGAGGTAGTCTTTCAGGCCAATTAGTTGGTGGTTCTTTAAGCCAAGTGGGTCCATTCCACCAGAGAGAGTGGTCAAGGAGTTCTGAGGGGTAGAGTCCTCTTGAGGCACAGTCAGCTGGGTTGTCAGCTGAGCGAACATGTCTCCATTTGTCAGGAGGGATGAGATCGACTATGGTTGAGATTCTGTTTCCAACATATGTCTTGTAGCGTCTAGGACTTCCATCCAGCCAATTTAGTACAATTGTGCTGTCGGTCCAGGCATGTGTGAGTGAGAGGGGAATATCGAGTACTTGTCTGATATGATGGATTAGTCGAGCCAGTAGTTGAGCTCCACAGAGCTCTAGGCGAGGGATAGTTAGCCGCTTGATGGGTGCCACCTTGCTCTTAGACATCACCAAAGCAATGTGGACACGATTAGAGGTGTCTGTGATGCGTAGATAGACTACAGCTGCATAAGCAAGTTCAGAAGCGTCCGAGAAACCATGGATTTCTGTTGAGAAGGGTTTGGACTTCTTGTCAAAGTAGCATCGGGGAATGGGTATCTGTGAGAGTAGGTGCAGTTCTGTTCTCCATTGTAGCCAGGCGTCATGGACATGTTCAGGCACAGAGTCATCCCAGTCAACCTTTAGCTCCCATAGCTGCTGCATGAGAATCTTGGCCTTGATAGTAGAGGGAGAAAACCAACCTAGGGCATCAAAAGTCTTGGCAACATCTGAGACAAGACCACGTTTTGTCAGAGTTTCCAGTGATGTGGGAGAAGGTACAGACAGTTTGAAACAATCCTTGGGAGCATTCCATTGAATTCCAAGTGTCTTTGTGTATTCTTCCGTCGAGGGCATTTCTTGAATAGACTTGGGGTCTTTGAGGTTTGCCGGCAAGTGCTGGATAGCTCGTAGATCGCTAGAGTTCCACTTTCTTAGGAGAAATCCTCCTGCAGAGAATAAGTCCTGGAGTTGCCGTTGAAGCTCAATAGCTTCTTGAACAGTATCAGCTCCTGTGAGTCCATCATCAACATAGAATGAAGTGTCCACGCTCTTGGCTGCAAGTGCGTATTCCATAGCGTGGTCGATAGCATTTTGCTTAACAGCCATGTTAGCTGCAAATGAGGAAGCAGATACTCCGAAGGTGATGCGAGTCATCCTGAAGTCAAGCAGAGGGTCCTTTGGGTTGTTCCGCCACACAAAGCGATGGAGATCGCGATCGGCAGTGGTTAGTTCGACAGCCCGATACATTTTGCTAACGTCTGTGGTGAGAGCAATTCGATGTGTACGGAATCGAAGGAGAACATCAATAAGAGGGAGGTGAATGGTAGGTCCGACAAGCAGGCTGTCATTGAGTGAGATACCATTGCTGGATTTGGCAGAGGCGTCAAATACGACTCGGAGTTTCGTTGTCGTACTTTCTTCTTTTCTCACAGCATGCATGGGCAAATAGAACGTTTCTTGAGAGGGTTTGTGCATGTCTGCTTCTGGTACACATTCAGCGTGTTTGAGATCCATGTATTCGTTCATGACAGTAGCAAATTCATCAAATTGATCCTTTGAGTGGAGAGATCGCTCGAGAGAGAGGAATCGGCGTACAGCAGATGATCTTGACTCTCCAAGAGGTTTTGTCCGAGGGTTTTTTGGAAGTGGTACGACAAATCTACCATCTTCACTTTTCTTGTGGGTTTCAGCAAAATGACGAACAACAGAGCGTTCTTCTGGTGAGTGATTTGAGACATCTCTTGGGCATTCTTCAATTTCCCAGAACTTGCGGAGAATGTCGTCACCAGAGAGTGTGATTGCATAGTTAGCTGCAACATTTGAGGGGACCTTGAGATTGTCTGTTTTGCCAGTGAGTACCCATCCAAACTTAGTTTCAAAGGCAGTAGGTGTACCAGGGGGTCCATTCCGCCGGCCTTGCAACAGCACATCAGCGTAGACGTCTACTCCCAGGAGTATGTCAATTTTGTTAGGTTGGCCGAAGTCGGGATCTGCAAGGTGTAGATTGTTGAGGTGACTCCATTTGGCATTTAAGTGAACAGGTTGAGTGGGTAGATCACAAGTGACACGTGGGACAACAATTGCAGACATTTGAAGCCTTTCAACGGGTGGACACAGAGTTGAGATTGAGAACGTGGCAACTGATTGCAAGGGAGATCCGCGAGACATACCAGTGATGCCAGAGATGCAAATGTTATGAGTTGACAATGGTAGTTAGAGAGATTGAGCCAATCGCTCGGATATGAATGAAGTAGAAGAGCCTGAGTCAAGTAGACCGCGTTGACAAACATTTGACAAGTCATGAGTAGTGTAGTTCCAGAGCCAGACTGAGCATAACTTGAGACCATTGGTGCTACTGCTAGAGCAGAAGATTCGGTAGAGGGAGGCTCTGACTGTTCTTTGTTTTCGGCAGACTCACGGTGAAGCAACGTGTGATGTGGCTTCTGGCATTTCTTGCAACGATTGTTGCTTCCACAATTCTTTGAGAAGTGACCTGGTTTGAGACAATTGAGACATACATTGCTTGAGCGGACAGTGGACAACATCTTGTCGTGAGGGAGCAACTTGAACTGCGGACAAGCATACAAGGGATGTTTCTGAGTCTTACATATCGAACAATTAGGTGCATCTGGCGATTGTGAATTCGCCACAAAGGAGGCTGCTGATTTGGGAAATGGTTTCCGTATCTGGTGATGATGTCTTCTAGGTTCACTTGAGCAGGTTTCTGAGGTTTGGGCACGAAGGTCAAGAAACTTAAGCAAATCATCGTAGTGAGGTGTTTTCTTGGAGTCTTGGCTAGCCTTTTGCCATTCAAACATAGTGTCCTTGTCAAGTTTCAATTCCAACAGGGCAGTGATGAAGGAGCCAGTGGGTTCTTCGTCCATAGCTTTGAGTGCTCGCAGATGCTGTTGAACAGTGTCATGGAAACGTCTGAGTTCTTTGCCTGATCCATCCTTTAAGCTTGGTACATCATATATTTTCCTGACGTGAGTTTGGTGTATGATACGTGGTCGATCATATCGAGCTTTGAGTGTCAATAGCTTCTTTGTACTGATTGCCTGAGTGCGATAGACCTTCAATTACATGCTTGGCTGAACCGTCCTTTAGAGAGTGACGGAGGTATACTAGTTTCTCGGTATCGGAGATGTGAGGTTGTTCATCAACTGCAATGCCAAATTGCTCCCAAAAGGTTTGCCAATGTAGCATTTCGCCATCGAATGTAGGAATATTGATTTTTGGTAGTTTAACACTGTGGGTTTCTGGGATGGAGGCGGAGTGTTCCTTTGAGCTTGAGATTGAAAAGAGTAGTTTCTTAACTTTGACTGCCATACCAAATATGTTGTCTTCCTGCTTCTGTGTGTTGCTCATGAGTGGATCTGAAGTGTCAGCAGTTATAGCGAGAATCTCGTTCCTGAGTTCAGAGAGTTCTTTCTTTAGGTCAGCCAGGTGTTCTTGGTACAGTGAGATGAGGTGAATCTCGCTACCATCATCTTTGAGATCATCAATCTTTTCGTTAATTGAAATAAGCCTTGCTTGGAATTGTGTCGAGCGTCGCTCGAGGATGCCGCGATTTGGGAGAGAATGAGTATCAACAGCAGGGGTAGATGGAGAGAGAGTTGGAGTGGTGGATCTAGCCAGATCCATTACTGTTTGGATTCTAAGACTGAGATCAGCTACATCATCATCATGTTGGTCAAGGGTTTCTTGCTCTGTTGTGTTTCTTGCTCTGTTGTAAGCTGACCTTCATCTTCAATGACATCGAGGATTGCGAAGTGACGGGTCTTGTAGTCACTGTCCAGATTCTCAAGACGTTTAGAGAGGTGTTGTGCATGAGTTACGATTGTTGGGTTGGGTTCTTTGTCTTCCAGCTCAGCCACCTTGGTAGCTAGTTTTGTGATGCTGGCCTTAATTGCACCTCTTCTTCTCTTGAGAGCTGGTAATTGAGACATAGTTAATCAAAGTCAAATTTGACCACAACTATTTCGTGGTAAAGTGTTCAATTTGCAAAAGTGTCGTGTCGATAATTGTGCACCTTTGTGCAGATACAACGATACTTGCACCTTTGTTCAGTAGAGTCGATGAGCGCGCACCCTTGTGCGGAATATACAACAATTGCGCACCTTTGTGCAATCGAGAGGTATCGTGCCTCTGCGGTAGGGAATCGGCCAGTGAGCACCTTTGTGCAACGTTGCGAGATTCGTTCGTGCACCTTTGTGCAGGCGATTGAGTGGACTGTATTCGGGTTTCGGTGTGAACGCAAGAAAGGAGCCAGTTGTCAACAATTGATCCGTGGAGTAGTTATCCGGTTCGAAGGACCAAATAATGTTGAGCTCTTATCTTGGTGTAGAGGGattctagacaggctagacaaaTTAGCTAGAGACAGGCTCCTAGCTATAGGCAATAACAACTAGTTATagacaaattgacttcacaGTGTAGCTTAACCAAATTCTTAGATCGAGGAGCAAAATATCAACTGACAATACAGGTAAGGTGAGAGTAAAACGAAGTTAAAGTGAAGTGAGGCAAAAAAAGGTAAACAAAACCTTAAATACGTGGAGCAGGGCCCCAGAGGCTCGCACAACAACAAAGGGAGGAAGTGGAGCACTAACAATGAGGATTGTTAGAAAAGAGTATGATATCAACATCAAACATCAAATCATGGTTAAGGTAGTAGTAAATATTACATAACATAAGGTGTTAATAAGGTTCTAATAAATGTTAATTTAAAGTAAGGTACATGAGCGTGAacacccgtgttacctacattaccagcattacccgtgttacctacattaccagcattacctacattaccagtattacctacattaccagtattacctacattacccgtgttacctacattatcTAAACACTAGGCTTATGAGTCTAGTATGATGTAATGCAAGGAATAGTTATACCAAGAACCCAAAACATAAGCCcacgtgatgttttaattagtgaccttttgacattggcgtacctcctctggccgGGGGCTAGTGTTTAGGTGTACTATAGCTTACCAGATAATATTTTTCCATTTCCGAATGAAAAGTATTCTCTCCCACTCCATGGCCCTCTTTGCTAACTTCAAAGAAGAACGTTTCTTCATCTTCTTTGGGGGAGTTACGTTGGCCATTGTAGGGTTGAGATGGTAGTGCAGGTTGGGTTGAGACGGTAGAACTGGTCAGTGGTAGTACGTTGGTTGCACGTGTAAGAAAGTAGATACAGACAGGTGGATCAGTCCCAACCACTCCCCtgcacgtgatctgacatgcccttgaatcgaggctatagggCTAGGTGGACAGTGGGGGGTCAGAGGTTAATTTTGAATTGTTGGGGGTCAGAGGTTAATTTTGAAAAAAGGCTTGCTAAAGAACATAGCCTAGCCGACTGTAATCAAGTCCCAGATCGACCAGGCTGGTATACTAGGCAATAAGCTATATAAGGTAAGTAACTAGACCTTCTGGGCCACATCTACATGATGTAAAACCAATTTGCTCGATAATAATATAAGTAAGCTTTTATACAAAATCATGCATAGATGGAATGTTGTTGCCAGATCAGAGGAGCATTTTTTATCTCCACGATGGTATCAGCaaattttcttagaaatgttcctaTCACAAGATCacattaattatgtataccgtATGGGTGGAAAATTTCGAGTGTGGAACATTTCGTGCAGTTGGAAAATTTCGCTggtagtaaatttcgtggagttagggtgtgGCACTATCTCGCATGTGTATACGAAGCCTTCCAAGGGGTTTTAAttcgtgttctgcagccacccacgaaaaacgcgaaattaaagACACGTACGGTTATACTACCATAttgcgcgaaattttcgaggcactataTTTTGTGCTTATATAGCTTATTGCCTAGTATACCAGCCTGGTCGATGTGGGACTTGATTACAGTCGGCTAGGCTATGTTCTTAtccttaattttcgtgtaggattgctaacccacaaaatccacaaaaattaagcccctcgaaaattttccAATTGCACGAAATGTTCCACACTCGAAATTTCGAGGCACTAATTTTTAAAGGTAAACCGCgtaaatttagtgcctcgaagaTACTTTTTGCTTGTACCAATGGTACTCGCGTCTTTAGGGAGGTTACACATTTTGAAAGTGGTGCCTATTATAATACAAGCAATAATCTACCACCCCTACCTGTACATTATGTATTTCTAAAGCTTGTCGACAAGTAGAAGTGATATGTCTATTATACCAGCAATATTCTACCAACCCCTTCCTGTACATTCTGTATTTCCAAATAACTTTCAGAGCCTGAAAAAGCCTGAAAAAGTGATGCCTATTAGATTATGTCCGTCAAATAATG of the Halichondria panicea chromosome 2, odHalPani1.1, whole genome shotgun sequence genome contains:
- the LOC135331570 gene encoding uncharacterized protein LOC135331570, which gives rise to MSAIVVPRVTCDLPTQPVHLNAKWSHLNNLHLADPDFGQPNKIDILLGVDVYADVLLQGRRNGPPGTPTAFETKFGWVLTGKTDNLKVPSNVAANYAITLSGDDILRKFWEIEECPRDVSNHSPEERSVVRHFAETHKKSEDGRFVVPLPKNPRTKPLGESRSSAVRRFLSLERSLHSKDQFDEFATVMNEYMDLKHAECVPEADMHKPSQETFYLPMHAVRKEESTTTKLRVVFDASAKSSNGISLNDSLLVGPTIHLPLIDVLLRFRTHRIALTTDVSKMYRAVELTTADRDLHRFVWRNNPKDPLLDFRMTRITFGVSASSFAANMAVKQNAIDHAMEYALAAKSVDTSFYVDDGLTGADTVQEAIELQRQLQDLFSAGGFLLRKWNSSDLRAIQHLPANLKDPKSIQEMPSTEEYTKTLGIQWNAPKDCFKLSVPSPTSLETLTKRGLVSDVAKTFDALGWFSPSTIKAKILMQQLWELKVDWDDSVPEHVHDAWLQWRTELHLLSQIPIPRCYFDKKSKPFSTEIHGFSDASELAYAAVVYLRITDTSNRVHIALVMSKSKVAPIKRLTIPRLELCGAQLLARLIHHIRQVLDIPLSLTHAWTDSTIVLNWLDGSPRRYKTYVGNRISTIVDLIPPDKWRHVRSADNPADCASRGLYPSELLDHSLWWNGPTWLKEPPTNWPERLPLPPNKPEIDEKEVSLLVLTQDLTPIIPMDRFSSYDSLKRVTAWTICFNRNSQTKNIAERIKTHLTTTELQAAENYWIKVIQATHFAADLDSLQRKQTLSNSSSLMSLQPFIDESDILRVGGRKQLSQTSNYQSRHPAILHGKHPLTHLMIRHEHQRLLHAGPTLLSASLSRRYHIVGGRKVVRSVARKCIICRRYTARPKPQMLGQLPIERITPGSVFDKVGVDYAGPLMIKYGHVRKPTVVKAYICVFVSLTVKAVHLELVTDLTSDAFIACLKRFISRHGLPSLIWSDNGTNFVGAARELKDLYQFLQMQSTQENVSHYLSDKKINWKFIPQHAPHLGGIWEAAVKSTKTHLRRILGDVKLTYEELSTLLTQIEACLNSRPLIPLPNDDDGIEALTPGHFLIGKPLTALPEVTPTGCTSLLKRWQLCKSLLRHFWKRWSLEYISQLGRFNKWRHPTRNIQPGDLVVIHEDSLISTKWPLACVIEVHPGKDNLVRVATIRTTNGTYTRPITKLAVILPNDEQFDN